Genomic DNA from Corynebacterium kroppenstedtii:
GATCCTTGTAGTGGACGAAGAAGTGCTCCACCTCGTCCTTAATGTGATCTTCGACGTCGTTGATGTCTTGGTACTTCTCGTAGCGGACATCGTCGATGACGCAGAGTAGCTTGTCGTCGCCGCCTGCTTCGTCGGTCATCTTGAACACACCGACCGGGCGGGCCTCAACGATCACGCCGGGGAATACCGGCTCAGGAAGAATGACCAGCGCGTCGAGTGGATCGCCATCTTCGCCGAGCGTGTGATCAATAAAGCCGTAGTCGGCAGGATAAGCCATAGGGGTGAAAAGGTACCGATCCAGGTAGACCTTGCCCGTTTCGTGATCAACTTCGTACTTGTTGCGTGATCCCTTCGGGATTTCGATCGTGACTTCAATACTCATAAGACCCACTGTACTGAACCGCCACGCAACCGGGGGTGCCACGCTGGAGAACCAGCGTAATTTCGTCGACCATCTGGCCGGAAGTTGAAGTGTTCCGCGTTGTGTCCGGGGTCTCGGCTAAACTCACCACCGTGAAAAAAGGTAAGAAGAACTCTGGTGGGTCGACAGCCGTTCGTACTGGCTCTTTTCGACGTTCCGCTGTCTCTTCTGTCGTCACCGTGCTCGCCATTATCGTGGTGGCGGCGGTGATCGTTGGGGCTGTGGTCATGTACCAGCAGCGCAACGCATACACCTCCGCCGACCCGGCAGGACCGGCCGATAGTGGCGTCTCCGTGTCCGGGCCGAATGCGGACGCCCCTATTCCCGACATCACGAAAGCCCTTCAGGGGCCGGCCTCTAATGGTGCTTTGGGCCAGTTGGCTGGCCAGGTTACCGACGCATCCTCTGGGAAAACGTTGTGGGACAAGAATTCGTCCACTGCAATGGTTCCAGCGTCGTCAACAAAGATGATGACGACGGCTGCTGCACTGTTAACTCTTGGTCCGAAGGACAAAGTTCGCACGGTAGTGAAACGTGGCACGAAACCGGGGCAGATCGTGCTGGTCGGTGGCGGTGACGTAA
This window encodes:
- a CDS encoding inorganic diphosphatase; its protein translation is MSIEVTIEIPKGSRNKYEVDHETGKVYLDRYLFTPMAYPADYGFIDHTLGEDGDPLDALVILPEPVFPGVIVEARPVGVFKMTDEAGGDDKLLCVIDDVRYEKYQDINDVEDHIKDEVEHFFVHYKDLEPNKEVSGSGWGDKAEAERILQEAKDRYED